TTGCCGACGAGGGCCGAGACGACGGCCGCGAGCGTCTCGGTGTAGATCGCCGCTCCCGGCTTGCGGATGACGAGCGCACCGAGCACGCCGGCGAACAGCCACGGCCCGTCCAGCAGGCCCTGCATGCCGGGCAGCAGGGGTTCCAGCAGGCTCTTCGGGCCGAGGTAGCCGATGTTCCAGAGCAGGAAGATCAGGCCCGACGCGACGCCGATGACACTGGCGACGACGATGTCGACGACTCTCCAGCGCAGACGGCCGACGCCGACGGCGGAACGGGATGCCGCGGCATCCGACGAGGTGACGGTGGACGGGGACGCAGACGCGTGCATATTCTCTCCTCCCTGCGCCGGCATGATCCGGATCAGGTTCGACGG
The sequence above is a segment of the Microbacterium sp. PM5 genome. Coding sequences within it:
- a CDS encoding ECF transporter S component, with product MHASASPSTVTSSDAAASRSAVGVGRLRWRVVDIVVASVIGVASGLIFLLWNIGYLGPKSLLEPLLPGMQGLLDGPWLFAGVLGALVIRKPGAAIYTETLAAVVSALVGNQWGGFLTLEAGLVQGLGAELVFLLFFYRAWKLPVAILAGAGAALAGGINNLILWYAGADAAFTVIYLICTTISGAVIAGALSWVLARGLAATGALDRFAAGRERRDLV